One window of Quercus robur chromosome 5, dhQueRobu3.1, whole genome shotgun sequence genomic DNA carries:
- the LOC126724826 gene encoding anthocyanidin 3-O-glucosyltransferase 5-like, with the protein MKAHVAVLPSPGMGHIIPFLELAKQLVVRHGIHVSLLNITTEASAAQNQLLHSPTLPPNLKVIDLPPADISALVTEDAGIVTRLCIIVQESLKPLKSVLIELGKPQALIIDLFCTQALEICNELSIPTYTLFTCSTAFLAFTLYLPTLDREVECEYVDLPEPVQVPGCTPIRIEDLLDQVRNRKIDEYKWVLFHFNRTPLATGIFLNSWEDFEPASLKAIREHPFYKQIATPPVHPVGPLIKEDEPLTELGAKCVAWLDKQPLDSVLFVSLGSGGTLTNAQLTELAWGLELSQQRFILVVRKPTDGSASGSFFNVDGDVNDPKAYLPEGFIERTKGVGLVVPSWAPQVAVLRHPATGAFLSHCGWNSTLESITYGVPMIAWPLYAEQRMNAAMLVEEVGVAVKPMVGEGKGLVEREEIERMVRMVMEGEEGKAIRGRAKELEHSASQGLNFGGSSYESLFRVVKEWTTSDQI; encoded by the coding sequence ATGAAAGCCCATGTTGCAGTCCTTCCAAGTCCAGGCATGGGCCACATCATCCCTTTCCTCGAGCTAGCTAAACAACTTGTCGTCCGCCATGGCATCCATGTCAGCCTCCTCAACATCACCACCGAGGCTTCTGCAGCTCAAAACCAACTACTCCACTCACCAACTCTCCCTCCAAACCTCAAAGTTATCGACCTCCCACCTGCTGATATTTCAGCACTGGTCACAGAAGACGCTGGGATTGTCACTCGGCTTTGTATCATCGTACAGGAGAGCCTCAAGCCACTAAAGTCGGTCCTCATCGAGTTGGGCAAGCCACAAGCTCTAAtcattgatttgttttgtaCACAAGCTCTTGAAATCTGCAATGAGCTTTCTATTCCTACCTACACGTTGTTCACATGCTCAACTGCTTTCCTTGCTTTCACTTTGTACCTTCCTACACTGGACCGTGAGGTGGAGTGCGAGTACGTTGACCTTCCTGAACCGGTTCAGGTCCCAGGTTGCACACCGATACGAATCGAGGACTTGCTAGACCAGGTCAGAAACCGGAAGATTGATGAATACAAGTGGGTCTTGTTCCACTTTAATCGAACCCCATTGGCAACAGGGATTTTCTTGAACTCATGGGAGGATTTTGAACCAGCTTCGCTTAAAGCAATAAGAGAGCACCCTTTCTATAAGCAAATAGCCACACCACCAGTTCATCCAGTTGGGCCGCTTATCAAAGAGGACGAGCCGTTGACTGAATTAGGTGCCAAGTGTGTGGCTTGGCTAGACAAACAACCGTTGGATTCGGTTCTCTTCGTTTCATTGGGTAGTGGAGGGACTCTAACAAATGCGCAGCTCACTGAGTTGGCATGGGGTTTGGAACTGAGCCAACAAAGGTTCATATTGGTGGTACGTAAGCCAACCGATGGTAGTGCCTCAGGTTCATTTTTCAACGTGGATGGTGATGTTAATGATCCAAAGGCATATTTGCCTGAAGGGTTTATAGAGAGGACCAAAGGGGTGGGGCTGGTGGTGCCATCTTGGGCTCCACAAGTAGCAGTGCTCCGCCACCCAGCAACGGGTGCGTTTTTGTCTCACTGTGGGTGGAACTCTACTCTAGAGAGCATCACTTATGGTGTGCCGATGATAGCGTGGCCGCTTTATGCAGAGCAGAGAATGAATGCGGCGATGCTGGTGGAAGAGGTCGGTGTGGCTGTTAAGCCGATGGTGGGAGAGGGAAAAGGTTTGGTGGAAAGGGAGGAAATAGAGAGGATGGTAAGGATGGTAATGGAAGGTGAAGAAGGAAAGGCAATAAGGGGTAGGGCTAAAGAGCTAGAACACAGTGCATCTCAAGGGTTGAACTTTGGTGGATCATCATATGAGTCACTTTTTCGTGTGGTCAAAGAATGGACGACTTCAGATCAAATCTAA
- the LOC126724834 gene encoding uncharacterized protein LOC126724834, with protein sequence MASLTPGVLLKLLQSINSNVKVRGEYRSVLLQVISIVPALTGSDLWPNQGFFIKVSDSSHSTYVSLSREDNEFILNNKLQLGQFFYVDRVEAGRPVPILVGVRPVPGRHPFVGNPKDLMQMLEPSEGPVQSDNEGTYGTKLNELLEVKEESSRQKIVIKEEKAAVASRYMQGVLTPNNAKASGAESNEGGKSNENENVGASKKIGLVKGKQQELKGQTRSMTPSRNRSDALSSKPDVAVSDNKETAVPSKSTPAKRTSSKQENMNFNFLSNNKEKNQSAEAILWASLPAKLSKPGKGMLRRRNLASLVAAEAQKEASTAATLVKCLNMFADLCAYSSPENPHLYLTKFFTLYQLIEQPNVADPLKNKSLQLLTHQSAPNTDKTSKKAGLIHGKSMLKSPKLPIELSGTEKSEWAKGDGAKEIKELREVLLNETRSWFLKFLEGALDIGFRVVTQEKKGKDSAGRRMEPDNHIAVTLSQLKHANEWLDKLTSKLSSENDGLAETVERLKQKVYSCLLAHVESAASALENRS encoded by the exons ATGGCATCGCTTACTCCTGGAGTACTACTAAAGCTTCTTCAGAGTATAAATTCCAATGTAAAAGTACGCGGAGAATATCGATCTGTTCTACTGCAAGTGATTAGCATTGTGCCTGCCTTAACTGGGTCTGACTTGTGGCCTAATCAAGGCTTCTTCATAAAAGTCTCTGACTCGTCTCATTCAACATATGTCTCACTATCAAGAGAAGACAACGAGTTCATCTTGAACAACAAGTTGCAACTTGGGCAGTTTTTCTATGTTGATAGGGTGGAAGCAGGAAGACCAGTTCCTATTCTTGTTGGAGTGAGACCGGTCCCAGGACGCCACCCTTTTGTGGGGAATCCAAAGGATTTGATGCAAATGTTAGAGCCATCAGAGGGTCCAGTCCAGTCTGATAACGAAGGAACatatggcacaaaattgaatGAGTTATTGGAAGTGAAGGAGGAAAGCTCAAGGCAGAAAattgttatcaaagaggaaaaggCAGCTGTTGCATCCAGGTACATGCAGGGTGTTTTGACACCAAATAATGCTAAGGCAAGTGGGGCAGAATCAAATGAAGGTGGGAAGAGCAATGAGAATGAGAATGTTGGAGCAAGTAAGAAGATTGGATTAGTGAAAGGAAAGCAGCAAGAGCTGAAAGGTCAG ACACGCTCAATGACTCCTTCCCGAAATCGATCTGATGCACTTTCATCAAAGCCAGACGTAGCTGTATCTGACAACAAGGAGACTGCAGTGCCTTCGAAGAGCACTCCTGCAAAACGTACCTCAAGTAAACAGGAAAACAtgaactttaattttttatcaaacaataaagaaaaaaaccaatcaGCTGAGGCAATTTTATGGGCTTCTCTACCTGCTAAACTTTCGAAGCCAGGGAAG gGAATGCTTAGAAGGAGAAATTTAGCTTCTTTGGTTGCAGCAGAAGCTCAAAAGGAGGCATCCACAGCTGCAACTCTTGTCAAGTGCCTCAA TATGTTTGCTGATCTCTGCGCATATTCCTCACCAGAGAACCCCCACCTATATCTCACCAAGTTCTTCACACTATACCAGCTCATTGAACAACCAAATGTAGCAGATCCATTAAAGAATAAATCACTTCAGTTATTGACTCACCAATCTGCTCCAAACACAGACAAAACTAGCAAAAAGGCTGGTCTTATTCATGGTAAAAGTATGTTAAAGTCTCCAAAGCTCCCTATTGAGTTAAGTGGGACTGAGAAATCAGAATGGGCTAAAGGGGATGGTGCAAAAGAGATCAAAGAACTTAGAGAGGTTCTCTTAAATGAAACAAGATcttggtttttgaaatttttggagGGAGCATTGGATATTGGGTTTCGTGTAGTTACCCAAGAGAAGAAAGGTAAGGACAGTGCAGGACGGCGAATGGAGCCAGACAACCATATTGCTGTCACATTGTCACAGCTTAAGCATGCAAATGAGTGGTTGGATAAACTGACAAGCAAATTGAGCTCAGAAAATGATGGATTAGCAGAGACAGTTGAGCGGTTGAAGCAGAAAGTTTATTCTTGTTTGCTTGCTCATGTAGAGTCTGCTGCATCAGCTCTGGAGAATCGTAGTTGA